The sequence below is a genomic window from Mytilus edulis chromosome 2, xbMytEdul2.2, whole genome shotgun sequence.
tgatgtataaatattttacttGATCTGTGACTGATACGTGAATCTTTTTATCCTTGGTATGATAAAACAAATGGAGTGTATTAATTAGTGTTATAAGAATCACATAAAATGATGTACTCGTCAGGTGAATATAAGTGTTAAGAGATGCACACACAATGAAAAAGTCCTTTTTGAAACATGAATGTATTAACCATAGTATCATGAGtatcttataacatgtataataaaatgtgTGTATCAATTGAGGAAAAATATACATACCTCTGTACAATACCATTtaaacttttacaagttaaaatcTTCCGGTCAATAAAATATTGATCcgaaattttctaaaattatatGACTGCTTCCTCTTCCGGTTTATAACGTTTattaatgtttgtaaaattttgtggTGTATGACAGATCAtgacaatatataaaaaatataaacttcaaGCATTTGatcataaataattttaaatagttACTTCAACTTATAAGGATTACGATGTTAATTAATACTCAACGCTGAAAGCGAAAACTTCTGTCAGAACGGTCAGAATAAAATTCCGAAGTTTAAAAAAGAGtcataaaattgtatttaatttttatttcatgaaaTCAAGGTTCATTAACAAGGATGCGCTCCTGGCACCAAAACTACTGCTCTAGCAGAAATATAGTTACAAACGAACTGGTGAACCGATACAATAAGAGTGTTAagtgcaggggcggatccagccattttgaaaaggaGGGTTCTAAACCAGAACaaagggggggtccaattacatgtccccattcaaatgcattgatcgtccaaaaaaggggggttccaacccccggaaccccccctctggatccgcgcctgaagtGAGGGGGTGTCTGTGGTAACTAGCGGTTTGCTTTCAGATTTCTTAGATCTGAGGATTATGGTTTCGTCCTATTCCCAATTGTTACATTTTTTAGTATTGATTGACATGCATAGCAGAAAATGTTTAACCTCTCGACGTATCTTGTCTGTGTCCTTTACAAGTGTGTGCGATAACCTcggtttttgtttttaacattgtttatatcttaaaattgagaaaggaaatggggaatgtgtcaaatttACTTATTAAATTTGAATTTCGGTAAACCAATGCAGCCTTATTTTCATGTAAACAAAACCTCTTTAAGGAAAAACAAATCTACAGCAGCCATCATATAAAAACTATAAGACTTAGTTCTTTTTACTTTCGACAAAAAAgatattataaattaactgtttacaaaacttaaactttttgaacactaaggcttttctacctcaggtataGATTATCTTAACCCaaattggcaaaacttttaggaatttttggtcctcaatgctcttcaacttcgtactttatttggcctatttttattttttttattcgagggccactgatgagtcttttgtatacaaAACGAGCATCTGGcgcaaataaaacatttcaattctggtatcaaTGATAAGTGcatttaaatcaaaatgaaagCAAATTATCCTCTACCGCTCATTTAAACATCAATAATAGCTAGCTTCAACAGACAGATTTCTTTATAAAAGGGAACAATATGAACCTGGCATGGCCTTATTTGTTGTCACTACATTTTACATTAACAGTCACTGAAGAATCTATGATGAGCTCGTTAAGGAAAATGACATTGGAGATAGATCTCTTTTTCAACAGATTTGATTTATAAACTGAttgaattaaaacacaaaactaGATTACTTAAATCAATTCTCATTTTCTACTTTGCTGACGTGAAATTGTCTagcaattttaaaattgtttgcataaacattgaacaacaaataATGTGACGTATAAAGTTTTCTGCCGTCAGACACACGAAGcaataaatgtgtttgtaaacagatgttttgtgttctgttgaaTTGCTCTTTTTAAagttgttacacgatgatgactgctgtacccatagtttgactattttatttattgtgtctgtttagttcacgtatcattgtaaatataacggaatttgatgagactgtcaacaaagtgagaggtttcgcgctttaaaccaggtttaatccaccattttcaacatttgaaaatgcctgtaccaagtcaggaatatgacatttcttgtccattcgttttttatgtgttttgtgatttgattttgccatgtgattagggactttccgatttgattttcctctgagtttagtatttttatgattttttttctcacatttaCCTACCTGCAATATTCTTACTGTCTGATTGAGATATTTTTTGCCCAGTCCCGGCAATATTGAGATGcaatatatttttacttttataagtaTGGGAAGGGATTAAAAAGAATTCACGTAgagaaaactttttttaaaaatcattcatGGATTTCAAATATCGCTTAAGAGTTTTAgttgtaaaacaaaactatttgattCATATGAAATCACTCgaaaaactgacattatcaagacattttgattttttaaacaacaaattTGTTACGGTTTTGTCGATATGTttttcatcatttatattttatttgcaataagtacaaaatatgtaaaaagcAAATTGTTTCGACGTTATTATTTCATCTAGTGATAAATTACATCGATAAAGTAAAATGAATTTACCATTTTACAATTCAAATTATCATAATCTTATTATGTAACGTATTTGAAATACGAGTAAAATGCAACAACGTTAACTTCTCGTTGCTGCTTCTTGTTGCTCTTTTGTTAGGCTTGGACGACTAGTTTGGGATTGACTTGGATGCACAAAACCCATCTGTGAAAGATCAAGAGAGTAGTTCTCACATTCCTTTATAGCAGCATCTGGAACCTGTAGGTAGATTGGTGTAGATGTTATTAAAAGGAAAACTATGTCGCATATAATCAAATTCATGGAAATTAAGTAATACAAATATTTCCGTATTCCATTACTGTATACCTTAcaagaaaattattttcatttacccgtgtacattattttatttgtcaCTCAGCATTTTGTCCAAGGTTATGGCTGTCTTTCTGATATTGTTCAACATCTCAGCCcttattttaatgattttgtatttATAGTATCTTGCATAGATAAAATATATTCGTTCAGTACAAGTTCActtttgttaatatgtcttttttaattgaatttggtgattcaattgatattttattgtgtgtcTGACTATGTTGTGATATATATACACTATTTTATCAGATTAGGGTGAAAGTTGttacccgctgcatttgtttggacctgtcctaagtcagaagccTGGTGAtcggtagttgtcgtttgttggtgtgatTCATAAGTgcttctcgtttctcatttttttatatagattaaacctttggttttcctgtttgaatgttttttaCTAGTcctttttggggccctttatagtttactgttcggtgtgagccaaggctccgtgttaaagacctaCTTTGAacttattggcactcacactacaAACCaataaagtctgaaatggcctatttctatactcgactgtactgattttaaCTCGActagtctgaattggtctgaatcGTGTTAAAGACCTACTTTGAACTTATTGGCACtgatcataacacatcttcttatatctatatacctatcacattattGAATAGTAATGCAACACCACTGAAGATATGAATGAATTTGGTCAAGTAAAATAAATGTCATTGTTACAgacaatgaaattattattttcgtATTGAGCTACATGTATATCTGAGATTGCCAATAAACATGTGTTTAGTTGAACAAGCACTTTTGTCAAACATAACGTTGGCGTAAATGAGTCGGTCAAATATTATAAGTTCCAGCATAAATGATATATCCTCCCACTTGGTGCGTTGAGCAACCACCCGAAGTTtacaattcttttatttttctgagttgtattttgttaaacattaaTTTGTCGTCAGTTTTCTATACATAATGTGTTTATGCTTTGTCTTTGAAGAAAACTTTTTTAGTTTTCAAATACGgtattaaaacaaaattcataAACCACTACCAAAACCAAATACTGAGTTCGACAAACCCAATCTAAAACTGAAATGATTTAAAGTACTTCGGAATAGTAGGCAAATTGTTTAGACATTTTATGTGAACACTGTTTAATAGACATTTAGCCAATATGTCATTTTGTTAAGTAACTTCATTTTACACTAGTACTACCTTAGTCAGTGGTGTGTAACATGGATGATGATGCTCCTTGGTTGGATTGTTTGACTTTGTATTGAAAGCCGTCAGGAGAGCCCATCTTCTGTTTGGACTACTGTTCTGACCACTTGTATGCATCATATTGGAGTGAAAAAATAAAGCATCTCCTAATAACGAAATGAATACATTAGAGTTCACATTGTTAAAATTTTTCCTATTTATTCATGATTTAAAACCATGATCAGTTCGAGAACACATTTCGAAACATATAGACTTCATTAACGATTATTTGTGTTGACTAGtaaattttcaatgacgtttaacCAATATCTTCCTACATTTAACTTCAAGATATTATGTCATTGTGTGATTACTGTTAAAGATCCAATGGTATTTTGTTAATGTAATAATCGATTTACGcatgttatataaataataagATGGTGCCACTAAACATATAATATTATTCACCATGACTACGTATCTTTCCAAAGGATTCGAGTTCAAAGTGATTTTTGAtaattaatctttatttttatacacgTTGTATGTTAAacacggagcacctgagatcaacaccagtttttggtggggttcttggtgcttagtctgtagttttctatgttgtgtcttctgtactagtatttaaaaaagaagatgtggtatgattgccaatgagacaactatccacaaaagaccaaaataacacagatattaacaacaataggtcaccgtacggccttcaacaatgagcaaagcccataccgcatagtgagctataaaaggccccgataagacaatgtaaaacaattcaaacaagaaaactaacggccttatttatgtaaaaaaatgaacgaaaaacaaatatgtaacacataaacaaacgacaaccactgaattacaggctcctgacttggaacaggcatatacataaataatgtggcggggttaaacatgttagcgggatcccaaccctccccctaacctgggacagtggtataacagtacaacataagaacgaactataaaaatcagttgaaaaaggcttaactcatcagatggacaaaaatacagtgGACGTGGcctggtacttatacatcccgacacaaaaagacacaatgaacagatctgagagtactcgcagttatctgacagcaagttcaaagccactaacaactaataaaaaaaaagcatgcaactaagactaaactatcaatccgtacacatccaacatccaatggatttagtgtaaagacgtcataaacagccagagaaaaacataagcttgtgcaatgccaagttacaggtatcgacagattgtagttccatgaatatgtatatttagttaacttttaatttactgataacaaaatcaatatttataccaataaaaacaatattcaattatCTTATTACAGTATTGAATAGGtcaccttttagaataagtttacatggatcatttctaaatttccgggcacggttaacaacatttccgtaaaaataagGATTTGTCcgtttttcttcttatttttagccatggcgttttcagtttattctcaatcaatgagtttgactgtccctctggtatctttcgtccctatttttGAAGAACATTCTTTCTTTCAGTCTCTTTTGTGCAACTGTGTTCACGTTGTCCTTCAGTCATCATTAGTTTTGAATGCCTCCTTAATATCATACCCCTTGACATATATTAAGTCTTTTGTGATTAAGATTGTGTTTGTTTGTATAGTTCACACATATTGTCAATATGGTAGCATTTTGTGATACTTATACAATTGCGAGGTTAGCTAGTTTTAATGCCAGTTAAATCCACGATAATTaaatgtaccaagtcatgaatatgacagttgattttTTGCATCACATAAGACATAATACTGGTCGTAAGCAAATGCCATATCATATTAACTGAGTATTAAGTAATCGAACCTGGATTCATTTCACACCATACGAGCTGACAACGTTCTTTTATCTGTTCAACTCTTTTAATGTCTGGTATCGCTTGTTGTCCGTGCATCAATTCATGATCGAGTCTGCCACATGTGTGCGAACCTTCCAATATCTTTAAGGTAGCAAATTGTCATATTCAATATTATGAACTAgcaatataagatataaaaaaataaaacgaaaaaattataagaaattcacaatgaaggtttttttttttttttaaatcgaagtAACAATAGTcaaatgtcaataaattaaatGTTTCTAATTTATTCACTTGAGTGGatgtatatgaaaaataaattcttattttaCCTGCAGGCAACCATTTCCTTTTGTGCATTTATCAAGAGCAATAAAAACAGTCATCATATTAGGTAGCAGGCAGCCATTCTTATACCAAtagctaaaatatgaaaataacataaTCATCGTTTGCGTGTTAAGCTAGGAAGGGTTGCTTGACTTTTCGCTGTACATTATGAACTTCGTTTTATAATGCTACTGTGCAGATAGATGGGTGTTATTTTCCCTATGTCGGCTTACATTTTATCATTTGGGATTTATACTCATAAAGTTTGTTTCCTTGTATGAAACCTGTTCGGGATAAGTTTTCCTCTCGATGCGTGCAAATGTTAGCATctaaaggatgtacttaggtgaggttttcgaatttgtgtcaaatgttcggactccttggttttttttcaatacaatacaatgtaaaatattttgccccataacacctatttataattttacaagacTTAATACATGTAGGTCATAAAGAGTCATTTGCCAAAAttattgcagatttttttttcttatgatttGAGAACCAAATAAAACCAATGCAAAAaaaaggtaaaagtccgagtcagctttttcccgccatattttaaaaacCCAAAATCTCGAAAATGAGCGCCATtacctattattattatttttagcttattttgttcctttattaatgctcttctgacttatagtattaatttaaaattcctgatttttttgatttcacaaaccctcacctaagtacatccttaaattatGATATAGTTTTtatagtgagaggtttagctagctataaaaccaggttcaatccaccattttctacatttgaaaatgcctgtaccaagtcaggaatatgacagttcttgtccattcgtttttgatgcgttttgttatttgattttgccatgtgattatggactttccgaattgattttcctctgagttcagtatttttgtgattttactttttattggaCTTATCAAAATATGTTATGCGTTATTTGGTTCGTTATTGAATGACCAAAGGTCAGACAAGGTCAATCGGCTCTAAAATTATTAAAcctaggaaaatgcctgtaccaagtcatgaatatgacagttgtttgatatgtttgggcttttgattttaccatttgattaggaacaTTCCTTTTTGaattcagtacttttgtgatttacCTTTTCAATTGTATAGCGATGGTATCATATCTTACATAATCATAGTGGATCAGGGTCTGTTTTTTATTCCAGAGTACATATACTCACCCCTTAATTTTAGTATATTTTGAGTTGCTctctttttaaaattctatgtaGTGATTTGTGGACttattttgtcgtttttgttCTCCTTTCAGGTTTGGTCATTTCGTCGTGTTATCGATTTATCTCAACTTATATGTTTTGAATGTCTTCTTGATATTGTGACAAATCTGgacttattattgttattatttaacgtattatttattgtatatgacatatatttatttgaatattgccgGGTGGTCAACTTCTCGGGTGTGCACAAACACTGGTAAATGCATTGACTTTCATACTCATGATTTAAACTATTTGTACTTTGCAAGTGATAAGGGccagttttatatgtatatcttggtAATGTTTACCTATGAAATACTTTGATTATCCCGTCATAgtgatttattttgacaaatatcgTCGTGAGATTCAACTTGTTTACATCTGCCATGACACCGTTCTGTACTTTCACTTTGCGATctcatattattatttgtttaagttaACACTTTATCAATGCAGATAAATTgcgtatttattatgtttgtgcctcccttttcattaacattgtCTTTATTTATGATAGAACAGGGTTTTCATTGATCTCATCTAAGCATTATATCTAATGCGTAAGGTTATGCAAATTACACCCAAGTTCATACGCCGTACCGAGAAAGGAATTTAATGTCCGTTTAAAAATAGCATTATGTAGAAAT
It includes:
- the LOC139511331 gene encoding L-proline trans-4-hydroxylase-like — its product is MAKESTKLNSEYLYNRDDFQITPKMKQSFDKYGYILVRGLLDNEEVEKVKKVFENATSEQILEDNKMRVSDGQGREAKLIVWSHPGNDVSGMVSRSQKVAGTCEKLMGEEVYHYHGKLVSKEAFTGGSHLWHQDYGYWYKNGCLLPNMMTVFIALDKCTKGNGCLQILEGSHTCGRLDHELMHGQQAIPDIKRVEQIKERCQLVWCEMNPGDALFFHSNMMHTSGQNSSPNRRWALLTAFNTKSNNPTKEHHHPCYTPLTKVPDAAIKECENYSLDLSQMGFVHPSQSQTSRPSLTKEQQEAATRS